In Triticum aestivum cultivar Chinese Spring chromosome 5B, IWGSC CS RefSeq v2.1, whole genome shotgun sequence, the following proteins share a genomic window:
- the LOC123112863 gene encoding uncharacterized protein: MSSSSPSNSNDSGKKNPLDAMGAFFSAQVNRRKLVSTQKLAMSERCTSCGDEFPGCAHRPADRKTWMAELGPDRLRVHQVVWPGTHDSATNKIGIPFITRPFAQCQSLSVYHQLALGCRLLDVRVQEERRVCHGVLATYSVDVVLDDVLRFLAETVSEVLVLEIRTEFGREDPPDFAKYLVERLGEHLIPQDEAVFGKTVAELLPRRVICVWKPRKSPAPGRGEPLWSSGYLRDNWIDTDLPETKYDSNLKFLGQQPPARDRRYLYRVENTVTPQADNPVVCVRPVTNRIRGYARSFIAEAFAKGLGDRLQVFSTDFIDGDFVDACAGVTKARVDGAA, from the coding sequence ATGTCTTCCTCCTCTCCCTCCAATAGCAACGACAGCGGCAAGAAGAACCCGCTGGACGCCATGGGCGCCTTCTTCTCGGCGCAGGTGAACCGCCGCAAGCTGGTCTCCACGCAGAAGCTGGCCATGTCCGAGCGCTGCACCTCCTGCGGCGACGAGTTCCCGGGCTGCGCCCACCGCCCCGCCGACCGCAAGACGTGGATGGCGGAGCTCGGCCCCGACCGCCTGCGCGTGCACCAGGTGGTGTGGCCGGGCACCCACGACTCGGCCACCAACAAGATCGGCATCCCCTTCATCACCCGCCCCTTCGCGCAGTGCCAGTCGCTCTCCGTCTACCACCAGCTCGCCCTCGGCTGCCGCCTCCTCGACGTCCGCGTGCAGGAGGAGCGCCGCGTCTGCCACGGCGTGCTCGCCACCTACTCCGTCGACGTCGTGCTCGACGACGTGCTGCGGTTCCTGGCCGAGACCGTGTCGGAGGTCCTGGTGCTGGAGATCCGCACCGAGTTCGGGCGCGAGGACCCGCCGGACTTCGCCAAGTACCTGGTGGAGCGGCTCGGGGAGCACCTGATCCCGCAGGACGAGGCGGTGTTCGGCAAGACGGTCGCGGAGCTGCTCCCGAGGCGGGTGATCTGCGTGTGGAAGCCGCGCAAGTCGCCGGCGCCCGGCCGCGGCGAGCCGCTGTGGAGCTCCGGGTACCTGCGGGACAACTGGATCGACACGGACCTGCCGGAGACCAAGTACGACAGCAACCTCAAGTTCCTGGGCCAGCAGCCGCCGGCGAGGGACCGGCGGTACCTGTACCGGGTGGAGAACACGGTGACGCCGCAGGCCGACAACCCGGTGGTGTGCGTGCGGCCGGTCACGAACCGCATCCGCGGCTACGCGCGCAGCTTCATCGCCGAGGCCTTCGCCAAGGGCCTCGGCGACCGGCTGCAGGTCTTCTCCACCGACTTCATCGACGGCGACTTCGTCGACGCCTGCGCCGGCGTCACCAAGGCCCGCGTCGACGGCGCCGCGTGA